Proteins found in one Stigmatella aurantiaca genomic segment:
- a CDS encoding FHA domain-containing protein, which translates to MTYCQRCDSENSDEATLCQACGAPMRSGTLVMAVSQLAPRPQVSIRVVRADGGPESVVKMQRDTLTCGQQYGDLVLSDDPFVMPQQARFFFSGAHLAVEDVGGANGVFVRLRQERELPTGGELRLGRQRLVLEPIPTASTGPGGAQIWGSPDVGYRLRLVQLLEGGMRGAAFPLKEGDNLLGREHGDITFPTDGFVSGRHAVLNVRQDQLTVRDVGSSNGTFIRLAGPSFVDNGDHFLIGRQLLRVELQMNG; encoded by the coding sequence ATGACTTACTGCCAGCGTTGTGACAGCGAGAATTCCGACGAGGCCACCCTGTGCCAGGCCTGTGGCGCCCCGATGCGGTCCGGCACCCTGGTGATGGCCGTCTCCCAGCTTGCTCCCCGCCCCCAGGTGTCCATCCGGGTGGTCCGCGCGGACGGCGGCCCCGAGTCCGTCGTGAAGATGCAGCGCGACACGCTCACCTGCGGCCAGCAGTACGGGGACCTGGTGCTGTCGGATGATCCCTTCGTCATGCCCCAGCAGGCGCGCTTCTTCTTCTCGGGCGCCCACCTGGCCGTGGAGGACGTGGGAGGGGCCAACGGCGTCTTCGTCCGCCTGCGCCAGGAGCGCGAGCTGCCCACCGGGGGCGAGCTGCGGCTGGGCCGGCAGCGGCTGGTGCTCGAGCCCATCCCCACCGCCTCGACGGGGCCCGGGGGGGCGCAGATCTGGGGCTCGCCCGATGTGGGCTACCGGCTGCGGCTGGTCCAACTGCTGGAGGGGGGCATGCGCGGCGCCGCCTTCCCGCTTAAGGAGGGCGACAACCTGCTGGGCCGCGAGCACGGGGACATCACCTTCCCCACGGACGGCTTTGTCTCCGGGCGCCATGCCGTACTGAACGTGCGGCAGGATCAACTCACGGTCCGGGACGTGGGCTCCTCGAACGGAACCTTCATCCGGCTGGCGGGCCCGTCGTTCGTGGACAACGGCGACCACTTCCTCATTGGCCGCCAGCTGCTCCGGGTCGAGCTTCAGATGAACGGCTAG
- a CDS encoding FHA domain-containing protein: MAGSGRGQRYKLPASNCVVGRSRGAILLPEDPFVSAIHATFLVKEGALFVRDETSASGVYVTIPGTEAIAPRTLFSAGLRLFRFSGRIEAPVNLPGQPVIYGAPMPLGQSLYAVEEILMGGRAGRAVVSAATLLTIGQAHCDLSYPQEEGLAGRHCELSPTPTGAMLRDLSGGLGTYVRIPAAIERPLRQGDRVRIGQHVFQVEALG, encoded by the coding sequence GTGGCCGGCTCGGGCCGGGGGCAGCGCTACAAGCTGCCCGCGAGCAACTGCGTGGTGGGCCGCAGCCGGGGGGCCATCCTCCTGCCGGAGGATCCGTTCGTCTCGGCGATCCACGCCACCTTCCTCGTGAAGGAAGGGGCGCTCTTCGTGCGCGACGAGACCAGTGCCTCGGGGGTCTACGTCACCATTCCGGGCACGGAGGCCATCGCGCCCCGTACGCTCTTCAGCGCGGGCTTGCGGCTCTTCCGGTTCAGTGGGCGCATCGAGGCGCCGGTGAACCTGCCCGGGCAGCCCGTCATCTACGGCGCCCCGATGCCGCTGGGCCAGTCCCTCTACGCGGTGGAGGAGATCCTCATGGGCGGGCGGGCGGGCCGGGCGGTGGTGTCCGCCGCGACGCTGCTCACCATCGGGCAAGCCCACTGCGATCTCAGCTATCCCCAGGAGGAGGGGCTCGCGGGCCGCCACTGCGAGCTGAGCCCCACGCCCACGGGGGCGATGTTGAGGGATCTCTCGGGTGGCCTGGGCACGTACGTCCGCATTCCCGCCGCCATCGAGCGGCCCCTGCGCCAGGGAGACCGGGTCCGGATCGGCCAGCACGTCTTCCAGGTGGAGGCGCTCGGCTGA
- a CDS encoding serine/threonine-protein kinase: protein MLCPSCGADARESSKYCPACGSSLVRTVAEADEYIGKTLAKKYRVEALIGEGGMGKVYRSRQLVLDKPVVLKVLRQSLLSDERTVARFQREAKAASRLNHPNSISILDFGQAEDGALFIAMEFVPGEDLHQLLVREWPLPEARVIRIVSQVLSALSDAHGAGVIHRDLKPENIMVEQRRNETDFVKVLDFGIAKITDSSGEDGPALTRAGFVCGTPEYMSPEQARGASLDHRSDLYAVGVLLYQLVTGLLPFESDSAVGFATKHLTEEPPPPSKRRPEARISVGMERLILRALSKDPDDRPANAEAFKAELHALEVRERRRAEPAPRRSAAAAAPMASPVLAPLPRRGTGGSHLATQPRAFTDWGSTEATVRAVPEIIQTTPNPMPSSDKLEEASAPIARDTGGGLHFFKLLTLALVLAAGVMAYFYFFNGSTQATPYSIPKNAPVPQKEDARTQGPDPYRPLYDQEIPPAARDEAKSREAELEGDRQFQHGSLGMTATQYKLAFQYNPTPALSLKLGEVYWQQEHPGEARAWWSRHLRDARTSAARPYIEEQLKSVATANP, encoded by the coding sequence TTGCTCTGCCCCTCTTGCGGCGCTGACGCCAGAGAATCCTCCAAGTACTGCCCGGCCTGCGGCTCGTCCCTCGTGCGCACGGTGGCCGAGGCCGATGAGTACATTGGCAAGACGCTGGCGAAGAAGTACCGGGTGGAGGCCCTGATTGGCGAGGGCGGCATGGGCAAGGTGTACCGCTCGCGCCAGCTCGTGCTCGACAAGCCCGTGGTGCTCAAGGTGCTGCGCCAGTCGCTCTTGTCCGACGAGCGCACCGTGGCCCGCTTCCAGCGCGAGGCCAAGGCCGCCAGCCGCCTCAACCACCCCAACTCCATCAGCATCCTGGACTTCGGCCAGGCCGAGGACGGCGCGCTCTTCATCGCCATGGAGTTCGTGCCCGGGGAGGACCTGCACCAGCTCCTCGTGCGCGAGTGGCCCCTGCCCGAGGCGCGCGTCATCCGCATCGTCAGCCAGGTGCTCTCCGCCCTGTCGGACGCGCACGGCGCGGGCGTCATCCACCGGGACCTCAAGCCCGAGAACATCATGGTGGAGCAGCGCCGCAACGAGACGGACTTCGTGAAGGTGCTGGACTTCGGCATCGCCAAGATTACCGACTCCTCGGGCGAGGACGGCCCGGCGCTCACCCGGGCCGGCTTTGTCTGCGGCACCCCGGAGTACATGTCCCCGGAGCAGGCCCGGGGCGCGTCGCTGGACCACCGCTCGGATCTCTACGCGGTGGGCGTGCTGCTCTACCAGCTCGTGACGGGGCTGCTGCCGTTCGAGTCGGACTCCGCGGTGGGCTTCGCCACCAAGCACCTCACCGAGGAGCCTCCGCCGCCGTCCAAGCGGCGGCCCGAGGCGCGCATCTCCGTGGGCATGGAGCGGCTCATCCTCCGGGCCCTGTCCAAGGATCCGGACGACCGGCCCGCCAACGCGGAGGCCTTCAAGGCCGAGCTGCACGCGCTCGAGGTCCGGGAGCGGCGCCGCGCCGAGCCCGCCCCCCGGAGGTCCGCCGCGGCGGCCGCGCCCATGGCCTCGCCCGTGCTCGCGCCCCTGCCGCGCCGGGGGACGGGTGGCAGCCACCTGGCCACCCAGCCCCGTGCCTTCACCGACTGGGGCTCCACCGAGGCCACCGTCCGCGCGGTGCCGGAGATCATCCAGACGACGCCCAACCCCATGCCCTCCAGCGACAAGCTGGAGGAGGCGTCCGCGCCCATCGCGCGGGACACCGGGGGCGGGCTCCATTTCTTCAAGCTGCTCACCCTCGCGCTGGTGCTCGCCGCGGGGGTCATGGCCTACTTCTACTTCTTCAATGGCAGCACGCAGGCCACCCCCTACTCGATTCCGAAGAACGCGCCGGTGCCCCAGAAGGAGGATGCCCGGACGCAGGGCCCGGATCCGTACCGGCCGCTCTACGACCAGGAGATTCCCCCGGCCGCCCGTGACGAGGCGAAGTCGCGTGAGGCCGAGCTGGAGGGCGACCGGCAGTTCCAGCACGGCAGCCTGGGGATGACGGCCACCCAGTACAAGCTGGCCTTCCAGTACAACCCCACGCCGGCGCTGTCGCTCAAGCTGGGCGAGGTCTACTGGCAGCAGGAGCACCCCGGCGAGGCGCGGGCCTGGTGGTCCCGTCACCTGCGGGATGCCCGCACCTCCGCGGCCCGGCCCTACATCGAGGAGCAGCTGAAGAGCGTCGCCACGGCCAACCCGTGA